The Kineococcus radiotolerans SRS30216 = ATCC BAA-149 genomic interval GGCGCTGGCGCGCTGGAACCACCCCGAGCGGGGGCCGGTGTCCCCGGCGGAGTTCATCCCGCTGGCGGAGGCGAACGGCCTGGTGAAGGAGCTGGACCTGGCGGTCGCGCGGCTGGCGTGCGCGGACAGCGTCCGGTTGCGCCGCGCGCTGGGCCGGGACGTGCTGCTCACCGTGAACGCCTCGGGGCGGCACCTGGTCGACCCCGACTTCGTGCAGGACCTCCTGCAGGTCCTCGCCGACACGGGCTGGGCGGCGCGCGACCTGGTCGTGGAGGTCACCGAGAGCACCCTGGAGGCGGCCTCGGCCGCCGCCCGCGACACCCTCGAGGAGCTGCGCGCGATCGGCGTGCGGGTCGCCATCGACGACTTCGGCACCGGGTACTCCGCGTTCAGCCAGCTCGACGCGATCCCCGCGGACTTCCTCAAGCTGGACAAGGACTTCACCTCCCAGCTCACCGCGAGCGGGCGCCGCCGGGCGGTGCTGGGCGGTCTGCTGCGGATGTCGGAGGAGCTGGGGCTGGCCGTCATCGCCGAGGGCGTGGAGACGCCCGAGCAGCGGCAGGCGCTGGTCGCCCTCGGCTGCCCCCTCGCGCAGGGGTACTTCTTCCACCGGCCGCTGCCGGTGGAGGACCTGCTGCGGGCGCTGTCGGCGGAGACCCCGCCCGCGGGGGCCCCGGCGGGGGCGCTGTCGGGGACCTGAGCGGCCCCGGCCGGTCCGCACCCCGCGGGGTGCGGACACGGCGGTCAGGAGCAGAGGGCGGTGTCCACGGCGGCGTCGACGCGCCCGATCGCCTCCAGCGTCCGGGGCAGCGCGGTGACGGCGACGACGGCCGCGCGCCCGTCGGTGGTGACGAGGTTGCGGGTCTCGAAGCCCTGGATGTCCCCGCCGTGGCCCCAGGCCTCCAGCCCGCAGCTGAGGGTGGTCCGGGCCAGGCCCAGGCCGTAGGCCCACTCCCCCTGGGGTTCGAAACCGGGTGCGGGGACGGTGGTCCGCATCTGCTCGAGTTCCGCGGGGGCGAGCAGTTCCCCGCCGACGAGGGCGTCGAGGAACCGCGCGAGGTCGGAGGGGGTGGAGATCAGCTGCCCCGCCGCCCAGCCCAGCGAGGGGTCGGTGTCGGTGACGTCGACGGGTGTCGCGGCGGTGTCCAGGTCGTAGCCCTGCGGGTGCCGGCCGCGGATGTCCTGGTCCCCGGTGGTCGGCCAGTAGGTGTCGCGCAGGTGCAGCGGCTCGATGATCCGCTCGGTGATCTGCTCACCGATGGGGCGCCCCGTGACCCGCTGCACCAGCAGCCCGGCGACGACGTAGTTCGTGTTGGAGTACTCGAACCTCGTGCCGGGGGCGAAGGAGGCGGGCTGATCCAGCGCCGCCTGCAGCAGCTGCGACGGTTCGAAGTAGGTGTGCCGCACCGACACCAGGTCGGTGCCCAGGACGAGGGTGTCGTAGTCGGGCAGGCCGCTGGTCTGCTGCAGCAGCTGGCGGACGGTGATGGAACGCCCGTCCCCGCCCGGGCCGCGCACGACCCCCGGCAGGTAGGTCTCGACGGGTTCGTCCAGGACGACCTCCCCCTCCCCCACCAGCTGCAGCACGACGGTGGCGGTGAAGGTCTTCGTGTTGCTCGCGATGCGGATCCGGCTGTCGGGCTGGATCGGCTTCCCGCTGACGACGTCGCGGACCCCGGCGGTGTAGTCGGTGACGCGGCCGCTGCGCTCGCGGACCGCGGCCAGCGCCCCGGGCAGGCCGTCGTCGCGGACGAGGGCGTCGAGGCTGTGCTGCACGGCGGGCGAGCGGTGGTGGGTGCCCGCGGCCGCGCTCGTCGTGGTGGCCGCACCGGTCGCGGCGGGGGGAGCGGCGCCGGCGGAGGCGGCGGTGCCGATGAGCGCGGTGCTCAGCAGCGCGGCGGCCAGGGCGGCGGTGCGGCGGGCGGGGCGGTGGGTGGTCGGCATCGGGGCTCCTCGGCAGGGCGGTCGGTTCCCCACCACCCTGGGCGCGCGGGGCGTCCCGTCCCATCCCGTGGGCTGCCCTCCCGGGGTAGGGCCTGCACCACCACCGCCCCTGTCCCCGGCCCGGCGCGGCGGGGTAGCGTCCGGGCGGCCGCGGCGCGCGGCGACCGGGCCGGACGGAGGAGCGAGGGTGAGCGTCGAGGACCTGATGCGGGCCAACCTGCTGGACGTCTTCGGGGAGCGGGACCCCGGGCGGCGGCGCGCGGCCGCGGAGCGGACCTACACCGCCGACGTGAGGTTCTCCGACCCCGACGAGACCGTCCTGGGGCAGCGGGCCCTGCTGGACAAGGCCCAGCGCCTGCTCGACGACGCCCCGGGGTTCGTCTTCTCCCCCGACGGCCCGGTGCGGGTCGCGCAGGACCTGGGGTACCTGGCGTGGGGTTTCGGGCCCGAGGGCGGGGAGCCGGTGGTGCGCGGGATCGACGTCGCGCTCGTCGTCGACGGCCGGATCAGCCGCGTCTACACCCTGCTGACGTGAGCGCGTTCGTGCGGCACCACCCGGGTACCGCGGGGTGACGGTGCCCGCGCGACCCGGGCGCCTGGACGCCGTGACCCGCCGGTGAGACCGGCGGGCCACGGGTCTCGTCAGACGGGCCGGTGCCCCGCGGGGACGACCTCGGCCTCGACGGGCGGGGGCGGCGGGGTCCCGTCCCCGAACGGCCGCCCGCCCAGCGCCTCGCGCCCGTGCGGTTCCAGCCAGCCGGAGAGGTCCGGGCCGGCGGGGACGACCCCGGTGGGGTTGATGTCGCGGTGGACGCCGTAGTAGTGCTGCTTGATGTGCAGCACGTCGGTCGTGTCGCCGAACCCGGGGGTCTGGTAGAGGTCGCGGAAGTACGCCGACAGCACCGGCATCTCGGACAGCTTCTGCCGGTTGCACTTGAAGTGGCCGTGGTAGACGGGGTCGAAGCGGGCCAGCGTCGTGAACAGCCGCACGTCGGCCTCGGTGATGGTGTCCCCGACCAGGTACCGCTGGTGCTCCAGGCGTTCCGACAGCGCGTCCAGGCGGGCGAACAGGCGGTCGTGGGCGCGCTGGTACGCCTCCTGGGTGCCGGCGAAACCGGCCCGGTACACGCCGTTGTTGACGTCGCGGAACACGTCGCGGTTCACGGCGTCGATCTCCGCGCGCAGGTGCTCCGGGTACAGCTGCGGGGCGCCCTCGCGGTGGAACTGCGTCCACTCCAGGGACAGGTCGACGGTGATCTGCGGGAAGTCGTTGGTGACGACCTTCCCGGTCGGGACGTCGACGATCGCGGGGACGGTGATGCCGCGGTCGTAGCCGGGGTAGCGGGCGAAGAACGCCTCCTGCAACCGCTCGATGCCGAGCACCGGGTCGCGCCCGTCGGGGTCGAGGTCGAAGGTCCAGCTGCGCTCGTCGTGGGTGGGGCCGGCGATCCCCATCGACAGCACCGGCTCCAGGCCCAGCAGCCGCCGCACGATGATCGCGCGGTTCGCCCACGGGCAGGCCCGGGAGACGATCAGGCGGTAGCGGTCCGCTTCGACGGGGTAGCCGTCGCGGCCGTCGGCGGTGATCCGGGTCTCGATGTAGCGCTGGTCGCGACGGAAGTCGCCGGTCGGGTTGACGTAGCCCGTGCTGCCGGTGGTGGCGGTGCTCATGGCGTTCCTCGTCTGGTCGGCGGAGGCGGCGCCGCGGACGGCGCACCCCAGTAGTACAACATTCAACCAGAAGGGGGGTGATCCCGCGCGCCGGGGTCACCCGTCCCGCCCCGTCCGGGAACCCGCCCGTCAGGGGTTCAGCGCAGGTCCACCCGCACCACCTGGTACTCGGCGGTGGCGGGCTCGGCCACCGCGAAGCGGCCGTTGACCAGCCACAGCGCACCCGCCGCGAGGATCCCGGTCGTGGGCCGGTCGAGGTCGGGGTCGCCGACCTCCCCCACGACCTCGCCGCTGCGCCCGTCGGGCGAGAGGCGCACCACCGCGGCGGAGTCGGTGGAGAACCCGTACACGACGTGCAGGGTCCGCCCGCGCAGCACGAGGCCGTCGCCGCCGGTGAGGTCGCGCCCGCTCACCTCGATGCGGTCGCTGACCCCGGTGCGGGGGTCCACCCGGAACAGGTCGCCGGTGCTGCTCTGCGTCACGACGAGGGCGTCGCGGTAGGCGCGGATCCCGTTGGCGTTGAAACCCGCCCCGTAGACCAGGTCCCCGGTGATCGGCAGCGTCGTCGCCCCGTCGGGACCCGGCAGCGCCCCCCGCCGGCCCAGCGGCAGCACGACGAGGCGCTGGACGGCGGAGTCCGTGACGTACACGCCGTCGCGGGTGACCTCCACGTCGTTGAGGAACCCGCTGCCGGGCACCACCCAGCGGCCCAGTTCCGCCCCTGTGGTGCCGTCGTAGGCGGTGACGGCGCCGGTCGCGCCGCCGGCCACCCACAGCCGGTCCGCGCGCGCCTCGTAGGTCATCCCCACCGCGACGCGCCCCTCGACCCCGGCGACGAGCGGGCGGCTCTCGCCGGTGCGCAGGTCACCGACGACGACGCTGCCGTCGGCGCGGGAACCGGCGTAGAACGTCGTGCCCCGCCCACCGGCGATGCCCTCCGGCAGCGACCCGGTGGGCAGCGGCACCGTCTCGGGCAGGCGGCACCACGGGGCGCCCCAGGAACCCGTGGCCGGGAGGGCGGTGGTCGCCGCGGACGGGGCAGTGGTCGGGGCGGCGACGGCGGGGGCCGGCACGGCCAGCAGGCCGGCGGCGAGGGCGAGGACGGCGGGGGCGAGCGCTGCGCTGCGCGGGCTGGGGGTCACGCTCCGACCCTAGGCGCCTCCCCCGCCGGGGGCCCGCGGAAAGCGGCCCGGCACCGCGGGGCTTCGGGACCTGCCCCCGTCAGGCGGTCCTCACCGCAGGTGGACGAGCACCCGGCCGGGGTTGCGCGCGTCCACCTCGGCCGAGCGGTACAGCTTCCGCACGTGCGGCTGGGCGAGGAACGTCAGCACCCGCTGCCGCAGCGCCGCGCTGCCCTTGCCGGGGACGATCTCGACGGTCTGCTCGCCGCTGGCCGCCGCGCGGACCAGGAACGTGCGCAGCGCGGTGTCGAGGTCGCGGTTGCTGCGGAAGATCGGGTGCAGGTCCAGCGAGAGCATCCGGGGCCTCCCCGACGTCGGGCGCCGCCGTGCGCGCCGCCGCGGTCCGGGCAGCGTAGTTCCCGCAGTTCCGGCCTCGGGCGCGGCGGACCGGGGAGCGCCGGGGCCGGTCGACCACGCAGGCGAACCCCACCGGCGTTGAGTGTTCAGTTCGAGCCGGTGTTCATTTTCTCTGAACGACCGCGGAGGATGAACGGACCCGGGTGACACCTCCCGCTGCCGACGACCCCGCCCCCGCGGTCCTCGACGCCCTGCGCGCTCTGGGCCTGGACGTGGCCGTGGCCCGACGGCGCCCCCTGGCCCCCGCACCGCTGGTGTACGCCGACCTCGTCGCGGCCGGGTACCCCCGCTGCCTCGACGCCGCCGCCCGACTCAGGAGCGCCGATGATCTCCTTCGCCACCTCGACGGCTCCTGATCTGCACGTCGTGTCGGGTGAGGGTCCGCGGATCACCGGGCCGGGCGTTCAGCAGCCCGTCACCCACACCGGCGCCGGCAGCGGCGGGTTCCCCGCCGCCTCCGGCAGCCACACCGGTCCCCGGCACGGCATCCGCAGCGCCACGGCCTGCCCGCGCCGCACCACCTCCACGTCGGGGCGCGCGCCGAGCTCCGCGACCAGCGCGAGCTTGCCCTCGCGGGTGGCGCTGGTCCCGTCGATGCGGAGGTCGACGACGACCCAGTCCGCGTCGACGGCCCCGACGTTGCTGAACACCCGCACGGTGTGGCGGGTCACGAAGTAGGGGCCGGCGCCGTTGTCGGCGGCGACGAGCGCGCCGGCGGGCAGGTCCCGCGACACCGCGAGCAGGTCGCGGGTGGCGGCGGAGGGGCGCCAGGTGTCGAGGCTGAACGGGTTCGCGACGTAGTTCGCAGTCAGGTAGGTGACGGTGCTCGCGGCCAGGCTCAGCACCGCCACCACGGCCGTGGCCGCCGCCCGCGCTCGGCGCAGGCGGCGCAGGACGTCGACGAGGGCGACGAACACGACGGGCATCAGGACCCCGTCGTAGTGGAAGCGCGGGGACCAGTAGCTGTCGTAGGGCGAGATGAGCCGCCACGCCAGCGTCGGCACGACCACGAACGCCACCGGTGAGCGCACCCACACCAGCCCGCCGGTGACGAGCAGCAGCACGACGAGCTCCAGGCGCGGTGCCCCGTCGGCGGACCAGGTGAGGGGCGCGGCCGCGGCGGCCTCCCCGCTGAAGCGGATCGCGAACAGCGGGACCTCGTGGTCGGGGTTGCGCCAGGCGATGACGGCGAACGCGGCGACGGTCCCGGCGGCGGCGAGCAGCACGGTGGCCACGGCGACGAGCCGTTCGCGGCCCCGGCCGAGGAGGAACGCGACGAGGGCGACCGCGCAGATCGTCGGGCCCTGGTCCTCCTTCACCAGCAGCAGCGGCAGCGACCACGCGCAGGCCGCGGTGAGGCGCCGCTCCACCAGGGCCGCGCAGGCCAGGGCGATGAGGGGGACGGCAAAGGCGACCTCGTGGACGTCGAGGCGCGCGACGTTCACCACCCCGTAGGACCCCGCGGCGAGGACGGCGACGACAGCGGCCGAGGGGGGACCGAGGTGGCGGCGGGCCAGGGCGTGGACGACGGCGACCCCCAGCGCCAGCGGCACCGCCTGCACGACGATGAGCGCGCGCGGGTCCGGCCACACCCACCACGCCGCGCCCCACAGGGCGGTGACGGGGCTGAAGTGCTCCCCCAGCAGCGGCAGCCCGCGGATCGCGCTGTACGGCAGCCGTCCCGACGCCCACGACTGCGCCGACTGCGCGAACACCCCGAGGTCGTAGGCCCCCGAGCGCCCCACGTTCCACCGGGCCAGGCCGAGCCACGCGAACCAGGCGAACGACAGCAGCCCGGCGACGGCGCTCCCGGTCCGGGGCCGGTGGGTGGCGGGGGCGGCGCGGTCCAGGACGTGCGTGCTCATGGTGGGCCGAACCTACCCGCGGCGGGCGTGGCGCTCCCCCGGCCCGCGCCCGGCCCGCCGTTACCGTGACGGCATCGTGTTCACGACCCGACGGCCGCAGCGGCCGACCACCGCCCCCGTCCGGCCGCTCCCCCGGGCGCTCACCGCGGTCACCGCCCTGGTGGTCCTCGCGGTGGGCGTGTTCGTCTTCACCTGGCGCCTGGGGGTGGAGAGCTCCGTCGGGGACGAGCTCGTCTACCGCGACGCGGGCGCCCAGTACGTCGACGGGGTGTTCACCTACAACCTGGAGCACCCGCCGCTGGCGAAGTACCTCGTCGGCCTGGGTCACCTCGCCTTCGGCGGCACCCTCGTCGCCGACCGCCTGCCCTCCGCGCTCCTCGGGATCCTCACCGGCGGGGTCCTGTTCGCGATCACCCGCCGGATCGCCGGCCCGCGGGCCGGGCTGCTCGCGGCGCTGCTCTGGTACGTCCTGCCCCTGCACCCCGGCGTCGTCGAGGCCCACGTCGGGCGGCAGGCGACCCTGGAGATGCCGCTGCTGTTCTTCGTCGCCTGCGCGCTGTGGGCGGCGCAGGCCCTGCTGGACCGCGCCACGTGGTGGCGGTGGGCGTGGCTGGGGGTCGCGGTGGGGGCGGCGACCGCAACGAAGCTGACCGGTGCGAGCGTCGCCGTCGTCACCCTGGCCCTGCTGTGGCGGCACCGCGCGACACCCGGGCGGGCGCTGGGCGGGGCGGTGCTCGCGGGGTCCGTCGCCGTCGCGGTGTTCCTGGCCACCTACCTGCCGTTCGGCGCTGAAGGGCCCGACGCGGTGCGGACGGTCGTGCAGTGGCAGCTCGACCACGCCGGGCGCGGCGCCGTGCAGCACGTCGCCGGCGTCAACCACGCGTTCCCGCCGTGGTGGTCGGCGTGGTGGTTCCAGGCGCAGTACCTGACGTGGGCGGGGGTCGTGGCGCTGTGGGGGCTGGCCCTGCTGGGCGTCGTCGCGGCCCGGCGGGCCGGGCTCGTGGTGGCGACCGCCCTGGCCGGGTTCACCCTCGCCCTCGTCGCCTCCCCGCTGAAGCTGCCGCAGTACCACGACGTGTGGATGCCGCCGCTGGTCGTGGGGGCCGCCGTCGCCCTGCACCGCCTCGTCACCGGATCGTCCGGATCCCGTGTCGTGGCCACTGCGGCGGGCCTGGTGCTCCTGGCCCTCGCCGGACAGCAGGGACTGAACGTCGCCACCACCGCTCCCGCGGACTACCGGCTGGTGGGAGCCGAGCTGCGGCGACTGCCGGCGGGGTCGGTCGTGGTGTCGTGGGCGGACACCGGGGCGCTGCAGCGCTACGCCCCCGATCTCGTCTACATCGGGGGGACGGTTCCGGACTGCACGGCCGCGGCGCTGGTCGTGGACACCACGATCGCGGACCGCATCCCGGGGGCGGACGCGGCGGAGTGGGCGGCGCAGTGCGGGGCGTCCCCGAGGGGGTTCCAGCGGATGCAGGTCCTGATCCCGTCAAGGGCGTCCTGACCCGCTGGACCGTGCAACCGGCCGGTGTCGGTCCGGGCTGACAGGGTGCGGATCATGCACCTCCTCGACGCTCTCAGCGCGGTCGGTCGTGTCCTGCTGGTGACGTCCGTGCTCGTGAGCGCGCAGGCCGTCCTGCTCGTGTCCGTCGAGCGGTGGTTGATCGGCTCCGGTCCCCGGGCGGCGGCGAAGGGACCGGGGGACGGTCGTGCGTCCGGGCGGCCAACGCGCGGGTTCCGCGCGAGGGGATCGCGTTGCCTCGTCATCGCCGGCGTGGTGCTGTTCCAGGCGATGGTGGTGGGCTCGGCCCTCGACGCCGCTTCCACGACGCGAACCCCGGGACGGATCACCTTGGTGATCACTGCAGTGGTGCTGACCGCGGTTCCCACGACTCACGCGGCCCTGACCTGGAGGGCGCTGATCAACGCCGATCGTTGGTGGGACCGCACGGTGCCCGTGACCGCGACCCCCCACGACCGGCGGGCCCGACGCCACCTGATGGAGGCGACCATCCCCCACCTCAACCACGGTGTCTTCGTGTGCGGCGCGGTCCTGCCGGGCGTGGCACAGTGCTTCGTGTCGTACCTGCCGTCGATCACGGCAACAGTGCCGGACACGGATCCCGTGCTCGAGATCATGGTCCTCCTCATCGCGGTGATCTCAGTGAGTGGCGTCGCGTGGAAGGTCGTCCACGTCCTCAACCCACTGGCCCCGTTCACCGGCCTGGTGCTGCGGGACTGTGGGAAGCCGTGGAGCGACTGGCAGGGCGCGCGCCTGCGTCCTCTCGACCTGCGCAGTTCCGCCGCGGCGTTGTGGCGGTGGGAACGCCGGGAACTCCGCCGGGTTCCCCCGTCGCTGCGGGATGGGCACGCAGAAGCCTTCCACCAAGCGTGCGAGGCACTGCGCCTGCTGGACGACAGGCGTCACACCGACGCGGGAGCCGCCGTGACCGCACGCACCCTGTGCGGGCAGGTGGTCATCGCCACCCTCGCCACCGACCACCGGTTGGCCACTCGCGTCGCGGCGAGGGCCGTCCCGTCCCGGCTGCGCACCACGCCGCCCCACCCACCGGTTCGTTCTCGCTGGGCGGGTGCCGTCGACGTGGTGTTGACCCGAGCCGTCACCGTGCTGACGTTCGTCTCCTGCCTCATCACCGTGCTCGCCCTCGTCCTGGCCCTCGTGGGCGGGGCGGGTTTCGCCGACGCGTGGAAGGACTTCCGGCTGTGAGTTCGTCAGGTGGTGCGGCGGGGGCCGCCGGTGGGGACGTAGAAGAACCCGGCCCCCCGCCGGACCTCGCGTCCGGGGGCCAGCACGCCTTCCGCTTCCAGGTCCTTCAGCACCCGCTGCAGGTTGGTGGGGTGAGCGCCCACGATGCCGGCCAGTTCACTGGAACTGATGCGACCGCGGTGCTCGGCCCACGACCGGGCGATGGCTGAGCGGCTGGGACGACGGCGCTGCGGGGCGCCGAGACGCTCGTCGCGGTCGGCGAGGACGGCGAGCGCGGCGGGGGTGATGGTCCAGGCGGGAGGCTCGTTCGCCGGCGACCCCGCGACACCGGCGGTGAGGGGGACTCCCGCGACTTGGACGTCCTCCAGCCGGTGCAGGACGTCCTCCGCTTCCGCGCTGGACCGCTGGATGAGCGGAGCGGCGACCCGTGCGTCGATCCACCAGTGGCTGACGAGGTGCTGGACGACGAGCAGCGCGTCGAGGTCGTTCGCGGTCCGCGCGGGGTCCAGTTCGTGGAGGAACGCCATCCACCCCTCGTCCAGGCGGGTGCCGATGAGGACGGCGCGGACGAGCGGCCCGGGGACTTCCTCGATGGAGGGCGCGGGGTGGCCGAGGCGGATCATGTCGCCGACCATCCGGTCGACGCCGATGCCTTCGAGCTCGGCCACCCGGAGCCGGGCCAGCAGGTCCGCCAGCGCCCGGTTCCGTGGCTGGGAGGGGTGGGTGATGATGTTTCTGCTGGTGATCCCGCCGATGAACCCCCCGGGTGAGGTGACGACGAGCCGGGAACCGATGTGCTCGACGTGCACCGGGTCGACGGTCGACCAGTCGCGGTGGGCGACGCCGTTGACGAGCGCCTCACGGGCAGCGCGGGGCGGCAGGGAGCGGACCTGCCGGTTGACGAGCCCCCGGGGAAGGTGGCGGACCGGGTTGGACGCCTCGATGGCGCGGTCCACCTCGTAGAGCTCCTCGAGGAGTCCTCGTCCCGCTTCCCGGATGCGTTGCAGGCTGTCCCCACCGGCGACCTCGCGCCGGACGTAGTCGATGCCGGGGACGTCCCGGCCGACGAAGGCGATGACACCGGCGTTGGTGAGGGTGCCCGCCGGCGTGACCACGTTCAGTCGCCGCAGCAGGTCGCTGTCGGACGCGGCCGCGAGGTCCAGGTTCTTCTCCTCCCCCGCCGCGGTCAGGAAGTCCCGCGCCCGTTGCAGCGCCGTGCTGCGGGCGGCGTCGAGCGCGAGCCCGGAGTCCTGCGCGGACCAGTCCCAGCCGCTGCGACGACGGCGCTGCTCCTCCCAGGTCGTCGCGTCGACCTCGACGCAACTGTCGGCGACGCGGTGGTGGTACTTGTGGTCGTACATGACCGGGTGGACCGCTTCGGGGCTGCGGACGAGGAGCAGCCGGACACCCCGGCACAGCACGGGCGTGACGTCCGCGGTGAGACGGCGGTCGGTCAGGTCGTAGATCTTCCGACGCAGCCACTGGGCGTCGAGCTCGGTGCCGATGAGCGTCCCGTCGTCGGCGACCCCGACGACGAGGACGCCACCTCCCGGGGTGTTGGCCATGCAGGCCGCTTCCCCGGCCAGGACGCGGGCCGCCCGGTCGTTCTCGGTGGCACCGGGGAGGATGGTCGGGCCCTTGCGCCGGCCGGCCTCCTCCTTGAGGTCGACGTGGAGGGACTCCAGACCACGGACGGGGCCGGTGGCGGAGTCCAGGACCATCAGGACGCGGCGCACCTCCTCGCCGACGGGGTCCGGACCGAAGGAAAGTGTCACGGGTGACCCCCAAGGCCAGTCGCCATACTTTATCGAAGAAAAAAGTATGACAGGGGCCGCGGCGGGCCACCACCCCGCACTTTCGCCGCCCCGCCCGCACCCCGCACCGGGGGCTGACCAAGCGCCCGGGGCGCCTTCGCCTGCGCCTGCTGCCCGGGACGCGGCTGGGTGAGCGATCACCCGATCGGGTCATCAACGGCGAACCGGCGCCTCCCGACACCTCGGGCGGAGGAGGTCCGCGCCAGCAGCCCGGGTCGATCCCACCGCCCTGGGCCGCCGAACGAGGAGATGACCCCATGAGCGCCTTCCGGGCCACCGGCGACGTCCGCGGAACCGCGAGCCGCCCCCGCCGCGCAGCGTTGCGCATCGCGCTCGCCACCACGATCACCGCCGCCACCCTGGGCGGGGTGACGGTCCCCGCCCAGGCGACCGGGACGACGGGTGACCTGGCGGAACTGCCCTCCGCGGTGCGTTCGGACCTGTCCCCGCGCGAGGTCTCCGCGTTCGGCAGCGCCACCGCCGGCTCGGGGCACGACGTGATCGTCGTGGTCCCCGCCGGCGGCTCGTACCGCACCACCACCGTCTCCAGCGGCTCGGAGTCCGACGCGGTCCGTGCCGCGTCGATCCTCGTGAACCAGCCCTCCGTGGTAGCCGCCGGTCCCGACGTGGAGGTCTTCCCCGCCGTCCTGCCCCCGTCCGCGGGCGCCGACCGCCGCGGCGAGCAGTGGGACTACCGGCGCACGGGCGCCGGCGTCCACGACGCCTGGCTGGCCGACAAGATCGGCGACGTCACCGTCGGCGTGATCGACACCGGCCTCGCCCCGCACGCCGACTTCGCCCCCGGCACCGTCGTGGGCGGCTACGACTTCACCGCGGAGAAGGACTACACCTCCGACGGCAACGGCCACGGCACCCACGTCGCCGGGACGATCGCCGCCACCACCGGCAACACCGGCGTGGACGGGTTCGCGCCGGGCGTGAAGCTGCGGATCTACCGCGTCTTCCCCGACTCCGGGGCCGGTTCGACCCAGGACATCATCGACGCGATCAAGCGCGCCGCCGACGAGGGCGTGGACGTCGTCAACCTGAGC includes:
- a CDS encoding DUF2079 domain-containing protein; translated protein: MSTHVLDRAAPATHRPRTGSAVAGLLSFAWFAWLGLARWNVGRSGAYDLGVFAQSAQSWASGRLPYSAIRGLPLLGEHFSPVTALWGAAWWVWPDPRALIVVQAVPLALGVAVVHALARRHLGPPSAAVVAVLAAGSYGVVNVARLDVHEVAFAVPLIALACAALVERRLTAACAWSLPLLLVKEDQGPTICAVALVAFLLGRGRERLVAVATVLLAAAGTVAAFAVIAWRNPDHEVPLFAIRFSGEAAAAAPLTWSADGAPRLELVVLLLVTGGLVWVRSPVAFVVVPTLAWRLISPYDSYWSPRFHYDGVLMPVVFVALVDVLRRLRRARAAATAVVAVLSLAASTVTYLTANYVANPFSLDTWRPSAATRDLLAVSRDLPAGALVAADNGAGPYFVTRHTVRVFSNVGAVDADWVVVDLRIDGTSATREGKLALVAELGARPDVEVVRRGQAVALRMPCRGPVWLPEAAGNPPLPAPVWVTGC
- a CDS encoding ATP-binding protein, with protein sequence MTLSFGPDPVGEEVRRVLMVLDSATGPVRGLESLHVDLKEEAGRRKGPTILPGATENDRAARVLAGEAACMANTPGGGVLVVGVADDGTLIGTELDAQWLRRKIYDLTDRRLTADVTPVLCRGVRLLLVRSPEAVHPVMYDHKYHHRVADSCVEVDATTWEEQRRRRSGWDWSAQDSGLALDAARSTALQRARDFLTAAGEEKNLDLAAASDSDLLRRLNVVTPAGTLTNAGVIAFVGRDVPGIDYVRREVAGGDSLQRIREAGRGLLEELYEVDRAIEASNPVRHLPRGLVNRQVRSLPPRAAREALVNGVAHRDWSTVDPVHVEHIGSRLVVTSPGGFIGGITSRNIITHPSQPRNRALADLLARLRVAELEGIGVDRMVGDMIRLGHPAPSIEEVPGPLVRAVLIGTRLDEGWMAFLHELDPARTANDLDALLVVQHLVSHWWIDARVAAPLIQRSSAEAEDVLHRLEDVQVAGVPLTAGVAGSPANEPPAWTITPAALAVLADRDERLGAPQRRRPSRSAIARSWAEHRGRISSSELAGIVGAHPTNLQRVLKDLEAEGVLAPGREVRRGAGFFYVPTGGPRRTT
- a CDS encoding serine hydrolase domain-containing protein, which translates into the protein MPTTHRPARRTAALAAALLSTALIGTAASAGAAPPAATGAATTTSAAAGTHHRSPAVQHSLDALVRDDGLPGALAAVRERSGRVTDYTAGVRDVVSGKPIQPDSRIRIASNTKTFTATVVLQLVGEGEVVLDEPVETYLPGVVRGPGGDGRSITVRQLLQQTSGLPDYDTLVLGTDLVSVRHTYFEPSQLLQAALDQPASFAPGTRFEYSNTNYVVAGLLVQRVTGRPIGEQITERIIEPLHLRDTYWPTTGDQDIRGRHPQGYDLDTAATPVDVTDTDPSLGWAAGQLISTPSDLARFLDALVGGELLAPAELEQMRTTVPAPGFEPQGEWAYGLGLARTTLSCGLEAWGHGGDIQGFETRNLVTTDGRAAVVAVTALPRTLEAIGRVDAAVDTALCS
- a CDS encoding glutathione S-transferase family protein — protein: MSTATTGSTGYVNPTGDFRRDQRYIETRITADGRDGYPVEADRYRLIVSRACPWANRAIIVRRLLGLEPVLSMGIAGPTHDERSWTFDLDPDGRDPVLGIERLQEAFFARYPGYDRGITVPAIVDVPTGKVVTNDFPQITVDLSLEWTQFHREGAPQLYPEHLRAEIDAVNRDVFRDVNNGVYRAGFAGTQEAYQRAHDRLFARLDALSERLEHQRYLVGDTITEADVRLFTTLARFDPVYHGHFKCNRQKLSEMPVLSAYFRDLYQTPGFGDTTDVLHIKQHYYGVHRDINPTGVVPAGPDLSGWLEPHGREALGGRPFGDGTPPPPPVEAEVVPAGHRPV
- a CDS encoding nuclear transport factor 2 family protein is translated as MSVEDLMRANLLDVFGERDPGRRRAAAERTYTADVRFSDPDETVLGQRALLDKAQRLLDDAPGFVFSPDGPVRVAQDLGYLAWGFGPEGGEPVVRGIDVALVVDGRISRVYTLLT
- a CDS encoding Smr/MutS family protein, with product MLSLDLHPIFRSNRDLDTALRTFLVRAAASGEQTVEIVPGKGSAALRQRVLTFLAQPHVRKLYRSAEVDARNPGRVLVHLR
- a CDS encoding ArnT family glycosyltransferase; translation: MFTTRRPQRPTTAPVRPLPRALTAVTALVVLAVGVFVFTWRLGVESSVGDELVYRDAGAQYVDGVFTYNLEHPPLAKYLVGLGHLAFGGTLVADRLPSALLGILTGGVLFAITRRIAGPRAGLLAALLWYVLPLHPGVVEAHVGRQATLEMPLLFFVACALWAAQALLDRATWWRWAWLGVAVGAATATKLTGASVAVVTLALLWRHRATPGRALGGAVLAGSVAVAVFLATYLPFGAEGPDAVRTVVQWQLDHAGRGAVQHVAGVNHAFPPWWSAWWFQAQYLTWAGVVALWGLALLGVVAARRAGLVVATALAGFTLALVASPLKLPQYHDVWMPPLVVGAAVALHRLVTGSSGSRVVATAAGLVLLALAGQQGLNVATTAPADYRLVGAELRRLPAGSVVVSWADTGALQRYAPDLVYIGGTVPDCTAAALVVDTTIADRIPGADAAEWAAQCGASPRGFQRMQVLIPSRAS